One stretch of Anolis carolinensis isolate JA03-04 chromosome 3, rAnoCar3.1.pri, whole genome shotgun sequence DNA includes these proteins:
- the gja3 gene encoding gap junction alpha-3 protein, with amino-acid sequence MGDWNFLGRLLENAQEHSTVIGKVWLTVLFIFRILVLGAAAEEVWGDEQSDFTCNTQQPGCENVCYDEAFPISHIRFWVLQIIFVSTPTLIYLGHVLHIVRMEEKKKEKEEEIRQRGNGKDTNTSHLKGSKGEGGSDVSSNNNRDPPPRKEEKSPLRDERGRIRMAGALLRTYVFNIIFKTLFEVAFIVGQYFLYGFQLKPLYRCGRWPCPNIVDCFISRPTEKTVFIIFMLAVACLSLLLNMFEMYHLGWKKFKQGMTRRYSRTAPALTTVASISEVEDSKPLSSSALSPTAEPPVVSVVLPETRTITPLAFPQVQLPHYTEATARPQLPSVTTSLVGYPSEPPAGEGMCKATVHTAVSTPIATTSSIPTPSPVISSYFNSHTLAHKQNWANMAVEHQRKMLLSSSLASSTPSSLQRSHPEQEESCEHPPPPPSLSPVAAANSSSVSTSLSGGSGSKWEGEGEEDERPMSATCTLVEMHDPPLLIDSRRLSRASKSSSSRARSDDLTI; translated from the coding sequence ATGGGTGACTGGAACTTTCTGGGGAGACTATTAGAGAATGCACAAGAACACTCCACAGTTATTGGCAAGGTTTGGCTGACAGTACTATTTATCTTCAGGATTTTGGTCTTGGGGGCCGCTGCTGAGGAGGTCTGGGGAGATGAACAATCAGACTTTACATGCAACACACAACAACCTGGTTGTGAAAATGTCTGCTATGATGAAGCCTTCCCAATCTCTCATATCCGTTTCTGGGTGCTGCAGATCATTTTTGTCTCCACGCCAACCCTCATCTACCTGGGCCATGTGCTTCACATCGTGCgcatggaggaaaagaaaaaggagaaggaagaagaaattaGGCAAAGGGGAAATGGCAAGGATACCAATACCAGCCACCTCAAGGGATCCAAAGGAGAAGGGGGCAGTGATgttagcagcaacaacaacagggaTCCACCTCCACGGAAAGAAGAGAAATCACCACTCCGTGATGAGCGTGGCAGGATTCGGATGGCAGGTGCTCTGCTGCGCACCTATGTCTTTAACATTATTTTCAAAACTCTCTTTGAAGTTGCCTTTATCGTGGGCCAGTATTTCCTGTATGGCTTTCAGCTGAAGCCACTCTACCGTTGTGGCCGCTGGCCCTGCCCAAATATTGTGGATTGTTTCATTTCAAGGCCCACAGAGAAGACTGTCTTCATCATCTTCATGTTGGCTGTGGCTTGTCTCTCTCTGCTCCTCAATATGTTTGAGATGTACCACTTGGGATGGAAGAAGTTCAAGCAGGGCATGACTAGAAGATACAGCCGCACAGCACCTGCTCTGACCACGGTTGCATCCATTTCAGAAGTGGAGGACTCCAAacctctctcctcctcagccTTGTCTCCAACTGCAGAGCCTCCGGTTGTCTCAGTCGTTCTGCCTGAAACCCGTACCATCACCCCACTGGCTTTTCCTCAAGTCCAGCTGCCGCATTATACTGAGGCTACCGCTAGGCCTCAGCTACCCTCTGTTACAACCTCTCTGGTTGGATATCCAAGCGAGCCCCCGGCTGGTGAAGGGATGTGCAAGGCCACTGTGCACACAGCAGTCTCGACACCTATAGCAACCACGTCCTCCATCCCTACCCCTTCCCCTGTCATCAGCTCCTACTTCAACAGCCACACCCTGGCTCATAAGCAGAATTGGGCCAACATGGCAGTCGAGCATCAGAGGAAAATGCTGCTTTCCAGCTCGCTTGCCTCTTCCACCCCCAGCAGCCTTCAACGATCCCATCCAGAACAAGAGGAAAGCTGTGAACACCCTCCACCTCCGCCTTCTTTGTCACCGGTCGCTGCCGCCAACAGCAGCAGCGTGAGCACCAGCTTGAGTGGGGGAAGCGGCAGCAAGTGGGAGGGAGAAGGTGAAGAAGACGAGCGGCCCATGTCAGCCACCTGCACCCTGGTGGAGATGCATGACCCCCCTCTGCTCATAGACTCACGTCGCTTGAGCAGAGCTAGTAAGTCGAGCAGCAGCAGGGCCAGGTCAGATGACTTGACCATCTAA